ATCTGCTGCGCAACAACGACGAGGTCTGGGTCGGCGACACGGTGATCGTTTTCCGCGATCCCGAAGCGACGATGAAAGGCACGCCGCCGCCGGTCGCGCGCCAGCGAGTGCTCGCGCCGCAGGAGGAGCTGCGCGTCGATACCAAAGCCAAGGAGGTCTACCTGCGGGGCCTGCCGCTCGATCCGCCGCTGACCGCCAAAGAGTTTCAACTGCTCGATCTGCTGTACCAGCATAAGGGCGAGGTGCTCAGCAAAGAGCAGATCGCGCAGGGCGTGTGGGACTACGAGGTCTACGACTACAACGCGATCGATGCGCTGGTCTATCGGCTGCGTCACCGGATCGAGGCCGATCCGTCGAATCCGAAATACCTTGTGACGGTGCGCGGCTTTGGCTATAAGCTGCTCACTGGCGATCCGCAGATGTAATAGTCGCGCGGGATGCATCCGTCCCGACTCTGCTGCTTCGGTTTGATCGGAGGGCGGCGTCATGCCGCGCTTATCGATCAGGTTATCATCCATGCCAGGACATCTATGCCAGACGATACGATAACTCTCTCAGCCGTGCCGCGTCTGCGGGGCACGCTCGCGGTGCCGGGCGATAAGTCGATCTCGCACCGGGCCGTGATGTTCAACGCGATTGCCGAGGGGAACGCGCGCATCACCAATTTTCTGACCGGCGCTGATTGTCTGTCGACGATCGGCTGTATGCGGGCGCTCGGCGTGACGATCGAGCGCGACGGCGACGCGGTGTGGGTGCAGGGCCGTGGGCTGCGCGGGCTGCAAGCGCCCTCGACGGTGCTCGACTGTGGCAACTCCGGCACGACGATCCGCCTGCTGACGGGCCTGCTGGCCGGGCAGCGCTTCAGCGCCACGCTCACCGGCGATGCCTCGCTGCGCAGCCGTCCGATGCTGCGCGTGGTGGAGCCGCTGCGCAGGCTAGGCGCGCAGATCGACGGTGAGGAGGGTGGCAGACGCGCGCCCCTGACGATCCACGGGCAGCCGCTTCACGGCGGCGAGATCGAGCTGACGGTCGCCTCGGCGCAGGTCAAGAGCGCGCTGCTGCTGGCGGGGCTGCTGGCGGATGGGCCGCTGGTGCTTACCGGCA
The nucleotide sequence above comes from Herpetosiphonaceae bacterium. Encoded proteins:
- a CDS encoding winged helix-turn-helix domain-containing protein — protein: MLGPIPTLFVQRNTGNDEEVQWEQPVLTIGRDPTNDIVIEHRLASRRHARFEKDDVGFYIRDLESTNGTFVNGQRIQGAHLLRNNDEVWVGDTVIVFRDPEATMKGTPPPVARQRVLAPQEELRVDTKAKEVYLRGLPLDPPLTAKEFQLLDLLYQHKGEVLSKEQIAQGVWDYEVYDYNAIDALVYRLRHRIEADPSNPKYLVTVRGFGYKLLTGDPQM